In Edaphobacter aggregans, the sequence AGAGATCCTTATGTTGAATGTCTCCTCGCAGGACCACGAGTGCGCGTCCTCCAGGCAGGAAGGCGAGGTGTCGGGCTCCGCGAGTCAAGGTCAGGGCCGGCAGAGGATGCGGTGCGGCGTCGCCGGTGGCGGCCTTCACCGAAAACGTGGTGCCTATGTCGGGTCCCGAGTAGACGACGAGGCGTCCTTCGGGCGCCCACGCGGGATCAACTGAATAGTCCCGGAGAAAAGAGGTGGGAGGATGGCCGTCGACAGGCACTCGAAAGAGATGTGGGACGCCGTGATCAAGCACTGCAGAGGTGATGGATTGTCCGTCGGGCGACCAGGCTGGGGCGCCCTGCAGGTTGAGCGAATCGGAGACGATCCGAGCGTTCGTGCCGTCGGCCTGCATCACGTACAAGAGCGTTTGCCCGTGTTGGCTGACGGAGAATGCGATATACCGTCCATCGGCAGAGATTGCCGGGCCGCCGAAGATTCGCGCGCCCTGACCGCTCCACAACTCGGTGCCAGTTCCGTTGGCGAGCTTCCAGATGCTCTCGGTCGTGCCAGTTGCAGAAACATAAACGAGATAATCGGAGCCCAGTCGCGGGGAGAACCCCGTGCTGGTCGTTAGCGAAATTGGAACGGCCGCCGACATTTCCGTGGCTGAATCAGCGATGGGCAAACGCCAGAGCGTTCTCTTAGGGCTGGCGAGCGTGGCAACCAGACGGCGACCGTCTGCGCTGGCCGACAGCGACGTGTACCGGTCGAAGCCAGAGGGCAGACGGTGGGGAATGCGGTGCTCGACGTCCACGCTATAAAGCCCCGGCCCCGAACCATCGGAGTCGGTAGCTAAGTACATTAACGTTCGCCGATCCAATAGGACCGGATAGCTTACGCGCGTATTGTGCGACGTGATCCGTTCGGGAGTTCCTCCAACTGAAGGGATGCGCCAGATGTCTAATTTGTCTGGGAGGGTGCCTTGGACGAAGTAGATGAATTTCGTGTCGGCCGACCACAAAGGAAAGTGAGAGTGCAGTCCGGCGGGGGCAGTGAAGATGGGCCGACCTTCGGGTCGCTGGGTGCCGTCTGATACGAACAACGGATCTCCGGGGCCGGGGGTGTGGTATGCGAGTCGTGATCCGTCGCGCGACCAGTCGAATTCGGCCGCGCCTTCGAGGTAGGGTTTCGGTTCTCCGCCCAGCGTGGGGACTGCCCAAGTGCCGATGGCATAGCCGCTTGAGCTATCTTGCCTGCGAACCCAGTACGTGACGAGAGAGCCGTCGGGCGCGAACCCCAGAGTACGGATCGACGGGTTGGCGAGCTCCGGCGCGCTGCCGCGGGTCAGGTTGTGGAACTGCCCGGAACCCACCTGCGTCACCCAGACGTCCATCGGTCCGTCCCGGTCCGACAGAAACGCCACAAAATGACCGTCGCGTGAGACCGCAGCGGCCTGCTCCACTCCGCCGAAGTCCGTGATGGTCTGAAATCGTGCGTCGGCGATGGGGTTTCGCCAGAAGCGCTCCGTCCTCTGGAGCCAGAGCGTTGCGGCGGCCATTGCCAGTACAACTGCTGCCAGGAGCGCAGCCAGCAGGCGGGTGGAAAGGACTCTCTGCCGGGCAGGTTGAACGACAGGGCTTGCAGGTGCCTGAGCTGGCGGTGGTGGCGGCTGTACCTGCAGATTGGAGTTGCCATTGCTGGTGATGACCGGAGCGGTGAAGCGGTATCCCTTGCCGACTACGGTTTCTACGAATCGAGGTTTGTCGGGGTCGTCGCGCAGCACCACGCGGATCTTGCGGACGGCGGTGTTGATGCTGTGGTCGACATCAACGAAGACGTCCTTGCCCCAAAGGGATTCAGCAATCTCCTCGCGCGATACCAATTCCCCGCGCCGTTGAACCAGCAGGATCAGCAGGTCCATGGGGAGTTTTTCCAGACGCAGGAAGTGTGTGCCCCGTTGGAGCCGGTAATTCGACTGATCCAGCGTGAAATCGCCGAAATGGAATTCCTGGGGCGTAAAAATCCCCCGCATATTGCCTGACGTGCGCTGCGGGAATGATGCCCCATTCTTCGATAAGAAGCAACCACATCAGCAACTTAGGAAGTTACCTCATCTTTACCTCTTCTTCATATGACGTGCATGGCATTTCAGACGGTTTTTAAGCGATAAGCGAGCTGGCAATTACTGAGCCTTGGAGGATATGTGATGACGAACAAGTATTTGAGGTGCTTAACCCAGGTCGGAGTCTTCGTGCTGGCGGTAAACATCGGCGCGCTGGCCCAAAATTGGACGCCAGACAGATTACCGGAGAAATTTAGCGGGCAGATCAATGCCTATACGCCCACAACAACCAAAGCCCCGACGGGACCGTATGAGATTCGAGGGTCATGGTCCATGAATTTAAAGAGAGAGGGGACGAAGGCGGATTTTTCCGCTGCCGTGAACATGATCCTGTCCGATGGTTGGGTCTTGACGAACTCCACTGTCCCGCCCAATTTTGATCCGAGCACGAGGAATGCCCATACTCATCACATCACGATGACCGATGCCGAGGTTACGATGCTTCCGAACAATGCCATTCAGGTGTCCGGCACGGCCACGGTAACGCTCAATGGCGGGCCTACGCCCTTTGCGCAACAGTCGCCTTTGACAGTGGTCATTACGGGGGGCGGCACGGGTCCCGACGACGTCGAATATTCCAATGTCACATTGACTTTTGCCAGTCCGGCCTCTGGGCATTTTGGAACTGAGCCTCTGCCGGGCGTTGTCCGAAAGGTTGAAAAACGGAAGTAGTGTAGCGCGGCGGCTTTATCCGATTTGGGTACTGTCGCCGTTGCTGATGGCTGAGACGCTTTAGGCTTACTTTCGCTTGCCCTTGGTTTTCTTGTTGCGCTCGCGGGATTTGGATTTGGTCTTGCCCTTTTTGCCGGAGCGGTTGGGGCTGGGCTTGTTCGAAGGAGTTAATTCTGTGGCGCTTCGGCCTATCTTCGGCTCACCGGACTTGCCGGTGCGGCGAGCCGAAGATGGGGTGCTCGGTTCTTCGATTAGTGCGAACTGCAGGCGGCGCTGAGGGCGGTCGATGCGGTCGAGGAGGACGTGGACGCGCTGGCCGATCTTGAAGACTCGGCCGTTGCGGGCGCCGGCGATGGTGCGGTCGGTGTCGCGGAAGAAGTAGCGGTCGTCCTGCAGGGTGGCGATGGGGACGATGCCTTCGATGAAGAGTTCGTCGAGCTCGACGAAGAAGCCATACTTGGTGCAGGAGAGGATGATGCCGGTGAAGTCCTCGCCGATGCGGTCCTGCATGAATTTGATTTTTTTCCACTCGATGAGCTCGCGCTCGGCGTCGTCGGCTCGGCGCTCGGATTGGGAGGATTCGGTGGATATGGCTTCTAGTTCTTCGGCAGGGAGGTCGGGGACACCTTCCTTTGAGATGTGTGGCACTTCGGACGAAATGCGGGGGTTCTTCCCCTTCGGCTCGCTCAGGGTCAGAATGACAGGCTTTTGTGGTTTTTCGCCCCAGGGTTGGGGGTCGGTGCTTAGGATGGGGTCGCCCTGGGGGTTGGTTCCGGCTTGGAGGAGCGAGCGGAGGAGGCGGTGGACGATGAGGTCGGGGTAGCGGCGGATGGGTGAGGTGAAGTGGGTGTAGCTGGGGGAGGCGAGGGCGAAGTGGCCTACGTTCTT encodes:
- a CDS encoding winged helix-turn-helix domain-containing protein, whose amino-acid sequence is MRGIFTPQEFHFGDFTLDQSNYRLQRGTHFLRLEKLPMDLLILLVQRRGELVSREEIAESLWGKDVFVDVDHSINTAVRKIRVVLRDDPDKPRFVETVVGKGYRFTAPVITSNGNSNLQVQPPPPPAQAPASPVVQPARQRVLSTRLLAALLAAVVLAMAAATLWLQRTERFWRNPIADARFQTITDFGGVEQAAAVSRDGHFVAFLSDRDGPMDVWVTQVGSGQFHNLTRGSAPELANPSIRTLGFAPDGSLVTYWVRRQDSSSGYAIGTWAVPTLGGEPKPYLEGAAEFDWSRDGSRLAYHTPGPGDPLFVSDGTQRPEGRPIFTAPAGLHSHFPLWSADTKFIYFVQGTLPDKLDIWRIPSVGGTPERITSHNTRVSYPVLLDRRTLMYLATDSDGSGPGLYSVDVEHRIPHRLPSGFDRYTSLSASADGRRLVATLASPKRTLWRLPIADSATEMSAAVPISLTTSTGFSPRLGSDYLVYVSATGTTESIWKLANGTGTELWSGQGARIFGGPAISADGRYIAFSVSQHGQTLLYVMQADGTNARIVSDSLNLQGAPAWSPDGQSITSAVLDHGVPHLFRVPVDGHPPTSFLRDYSVDPAWAPEGRLVVYSGPDIGTTFSVKAATGDAAPHPLPALTLTRGARHLAFLPGGRALVVLRGDIQHKDLWLIDLDTGSERQLTHLPSDFDIHDFDISPDGHEVVLEREQERSDVVLLDLPRP